AATATTCAACTAGATGTTTCGGTAAAAAGGTTTGAGTATTTATTTGGCAAAAAATTTTAAGTTATGGGAAGTACAAGATATGACATAGACGCTCGTTTTGACAGAGCCAGAAAAGAAGGATATGCATCAAAATCTGCAAGTGAAATTTTTACGCAGAATGCAAAAAGAAGAGCACACGAATCTATGAATCCTAATGGAATTTCTTTTAGGGAATCAAGAGATTCTTCAGTACACCCGAATTCTGTTCCAATTATTTTGGGATTAGACGTTACCGGAAGTATGGGGCATATTCCCCATGAATTAATTAAAGAAGGTCTTCCAAAATTAATGGGTGGAATCATCCAAGGCGGTGTTCCCGATCCTGCACTTTTATTCTTGGGAATTGGCGATCATGAATGTGACGGTTATCCTTTGCAAGTTGGGCAATTTGAATCTGGAGACGAAGAACTGGATATGTGGTTGACAAGAACTTATATAGAATCTGGAGGTGGCGGAAATGCCGGAGAAAGTTATCTGCTTGCTTGGTATTTTGCCGCTTTTCATACCAGAACTGATGCTTTTGAAAAAAGAAATCAAAAAGGATTATTGTTCACTGTGGGTGATGAACCTTGTTTGAAAACGCTTCCCGCTTCTGCAGTCAGAGAAATTATGGGAACGGGGCAGCAGACTTTCAAGCACACTGAATTATTGGTAGAAGCTCAAAAGAAATATGAGGTTTTTCACATCAGTGTTTTGCATTCCGGACAGGCAATAAATGCAGATAAAGGCTGGAAAGATCTTTTGGGGCAAAACTGTTTGTCTATTGAAGATTACAGAGATGTTCCGAATGTAATTAAAGAAGTAGTTTGTAACAGATTTAAAGATCAATTTAGTAAAACTAAAGATTTAGGTGGTTTTAATAACATTCAAATGTTTTAAAAAATGAAAACAGCACAACTCATTATAGGCTTAGGTTTTGGTGATGAAGGGAAAGGAATCACTACAGATTTTCTGGCTCGGCAAAATCCTGAGTCTGTAGTTATTCGTTTTTCTGGCGGTCAGCAAGCGGCGCATACTGTGATGATTGATGATAAAAAGCATGTTCATTCGAGTTTTGCGAGTGGTGCGTTGCGAGGTTTGCCATCTTATATTACAGAACACTGTACAATTCATCCTACTTTTTTATTTAATGAAAGGGAAGAATTAATTCAAAAAAACGGAAATATTGAGTTGCATATTCATCCTTTGGCAAAAGTAACGACGCCTTTTGATGTTTTTAGCAATAGAAAAAATGTCAAAAATTTAGAACACGGAACCTGTGGAAAAGGAGTGGGCGCAACGATGAAAAGAAACGAAAGTCCATTTAAATTATTTGCCGCAGATTTAATCGCTCCTCAATCAATGTTGATTGAAAAGCTAAAAGGAATTGCCAATTATTACGGTTTTGAAGAAGGAGAAGAAATACAAAATGCATTACAAGATTTTTTAGAAGCAATTGATAAAATTGAATGGAAAATAGAAGGTTATGATTATTTAAAATCATTTAGCAATCTTATTTTTGAAGGCAGCCAGGGAGTTTTATTAGATATGGATCATGGTGTTTTTCCGAATGTAACGTATGCGCATACAACTTCAAAAAATGCCTACGAAGTTTGTAAATTGTTGGAGATTAAAAATATTGAAATGTTTTATGTGACAAGATCTTACTCAACCCGTCACGGAAGCGGTTGGATGAGCAATGAAAAGGAAATAGTATTAAACAACAATGAAGAGGAAACCTGTATTTTTAATGAATATCAAAAGGAATTGCGCTTCGGAGATATAGATTATGATTTGCTAAATTATGCGTTAAAATTGGATGAAGCTTATGTTTTTGCTCAAAAGAAAAATTTGGTGGTGACTTGTCTAGACCAACTGGATGAAGAATTTAAAATAGAAAATCTAAAGGTAAAATTTGATAAGGTTTTTGGATCTTATTCTCCATATTCGAAGGATTTTAAAAGAATTAATTGATAAAGTTAAATAATTAAACGTAATAGCTAATTCAATAGGAATGGGCTTCAGCCCATTTTAAAATGAAAAAAATAGGAAGGCTTTAGCCAAAACTTAAATAAAAAAAATAATAATAAAAAAAGCACAGGAATGAAAACTATAACATTATTCAGACCAGTCGGCGAGAAAGAAATGATTTTAATTATCGAAACTCATTACAAAAAATTTCCTCCGAGATTAGAATGGCAACCGATTTTCTATCCAGTTTTAAACGAAGAGTATGCGTCCGAAATTGCAGAAAAATGGAACACGAGAGACGAAGCAGGAAACTATCTTGGTTTTGTAACCAAATTTGAAGTGCTGGAAGATGATGTGAAAAAATATCCTGCTCAAAATGTAGGAGCCAAAAATCATAATGAATTATGGGTTCCTTCAGAAGAATTAGAAGTTTTTAACCAAGCAATTATAGGGAATATTGAGGTTGTAAAAGTATTTATAGGGAAAGATTTTAAAGAATCTGTAAATACTGATATAGAGAAATTATTAGTAAACATAAAAAACTAACGATGACAAATAAAGGAATGGCAAAAGATACATTAGATATCTTAGCTAAGAAATATTATATAAACGAACACAACGAAAAAATAAATATAGAAAATGAACTAGAAACTTCCACAAAAGGAACAATTTTGTTTTCATCAGAAGAACTTTCTGAAATAGTGAAAAATGAATTTCCAGAAACTAATTTTGAAACACAGTTTGAAGTCTGGAAATGCAGTTCAGTAAAAGCAATTTTACAATTAGCTGAAGAAGAAAATCAAGAAAAACTGATGTGTCTGAATTTTGCATCAGCAAAAAATCCGGGAGGCGGTTTCATCAATGGAGCAGAAGCTCAGGAAGAAAGCTTGGCGCGAACTTCTGGATTGTATGAAAGTTTACTTCAGGGCTGGAAATATTACGAAACTCATCGCGCTATGGAATCTTGTTTTTACACCGATACGATGATTTATAGTCCGAAAGTTCCAGTTTTTAGAAAAGATAAAGGTGAATTGTTATTAAAACCTATTTTCTGTAATTTCATCACATCTCCGGCAGTGAACGCAGGTGTTGTTAAGAAACAAGAACCAGAAAAG
The sequence above is a segment of the Chryseobacterium turcicum genome. Coding sequences within it:
- a CDS encoding adenylosuccinate synthetase: MKTAQLIIGLGFGDEGKGITTDFLARQNPESVVIRFSGGQQAAHTVMIDDKKHVHSSFASGALRGLPSYITEHCTIHPTFLFNEREELIQKNGNIELHIHPLAKVTTPFDVFSNRKNVKNLEHGTCGKGVGATMKRNESPFKLFAADLIAPQSMLIEKLKGIANYYGFEEGEEIQNALQDFLEAIDKIEWKIEGYDYLKSFSNLIFEGSQGVLLDMDHGVFPNVTYAHTTSKNAYEVCKLLEIKNIEMFYVTRSYSTRHGSGWMSNEKEIVLNNNEEETCIFNEYQKELRFGDIDYDLLNYALKLDEAYVFAQKKNLVVTCLDQLDEEFKIENLKVKFDKVFGSYSPYSKDFKRIN
- a CDS encoding ADP-ribosylation/crystallin J1; the protein is MKTITLFRPVGEKEMILIIETHYKKFPPRLEWQPIFYPVLNEEYASEIAEKWNTRDEAGNYLGFVTKFEVLEDDVKKYPAQNVGAKNHNELWVPSEELEVFNQAIIGNIEVVKVFIGKDFKESVNTDIEKLLVNIKN
- a CDS encoding TIGR02452 family protein, with amino-acid sequence MTNKGMAKDTLDILAKKYYINEHNEKINIENELETSTKGTILFSSEELSEIVKNEFPETNFETQFEVWKCSSVKAILQLAEEENQEKLMCLNFASAKNPGGGFINGAEAQEESLARTSGLYESLLQGWKYYETHRAMESCFYTDTMIYSPKVPVFRKDKGELLLKPIFCNFITSPAVNAGVVKKQEPEKAHEIFGAMDMRTDKMLALALHQGNETLILGAWGCGVFKNNPKEIAELFKKCLQGKYKNKFKRVVFAILSKKEEMIQPFEEIK